A portion of the Microlunatus phosphovorus NM-1 genome contains these proteins:
- a CDS encoding helix-turn-helix transcriptional regulator gives MKNSGDVGARSRRPGYGPVAGSGLSAARLSASRSALLATLRDQTEPVTMAALAALSGLHVNTVREHLEALTRLGLVHRHASAPNGRGRPAWLYLATGAEGAPSEYAGLAAALAATIHRTSDTPTEDAAEAGEDWGRRLADERGARPVADATTARGEVVDLLDELGFGADSDPSNTVVRLTRCPLLAAAHQFPDVVCGVHLGLVRGALTAYGADTQGTDLVPFAEPGACLLRLGSA, from the coding sequence GTGAAAAATAGCGGCGACGTCGGTGCTCGGTCACGACGTCCCGGCTACGGTCCCGTCGCCGGCTCGGGCCTGTCTGCAGCACGATTGTCGGCCTCCCGCTCCGCGCTGCTGGCCACGCTCCGCGACCAGACCGAACCGGTCACCATGGCTGCTCTCGCCGCCTTGTCGGGGCTCCACGTCAACACGGTGCGCGAGCACCTCGAGGCGCTGACTCGGTTGGGGCTCGTTCATCGGCACGCTTCCGCCCCGAACGGACGCGGTCGGCCGGCGTGGCTGTATCTCGCTACCGGCGCGGAGGGGGCGCCCTCGGAGTACGCCGGACTGGCCGCCGCGCTGGCAGCCACGATCCACCGCACGAGTGACACCCCCACCGAGGACGCAGCCGAGGCCGGCGAAGACTGGGGCCGCCGGCTGGCGGACGAGCGCGGGGCGCGGCCCGTTGCGGACGCCACGACGGCTCGCGGAGAGGTGGTGGACCTGCTCGACGAGCTGGGTTTCGGCGCGGACTCCGACCCCAGCAACACCGTCGTGCGACTCACTCGCTGCCCGCTGCTGGCAGCCGCTCACCAATTCCCCGACGTCGTCTGCGGCGTCCACCTCGGCCTGGTTCGCGGCGCATTGACCGCGTACGGGGCCGATACTCAGGGCACCGACCTAGTGCCGTTCGCCGAACCAGGCGCCTGCCTGCTGCGGCTGGGGTCTGCCTGA
- a CDS encoding alpha-mannosidase has translation MHDHGDLLTQRLDRFVRDHLTPALYRERRPLTLLGWSVPDEPVPFEEAAAATYQPVEIGSRWGRPWSTLWLRAQGTVPAEWRDVPGTRIEIDIDLGFTGGPGFNAEGLAWRTDGTIIKAISPDNRWLPVDLSASPADGDKIDFYLEAAANPDVGATMSRGAFQPTLLGDKATAGDDPQYELRAVDVTLLDVGVYELLRDIWSLRGLMGQLSATDARRYEILHALSRMVDVVDPTDVAGTTDAGREQLAEVLAAPAAASAHRMVAVGHAHIDSAWLWPLRETVRKVARTWSNVADLADRHSDFVFACSSAQQYQWMKQHYPALFERIKGLVARGQFAPVGGMWVESDTNMPGGEAMARQFVAGKQFFLDEFGVETEEVWLPDSFGYSAALPQIVAASASRWFLTQKISWNQVNRMPHHTFWWEGIDGTRVFTHFPPADTYNSIVSGEELARASRQYAEKGAANLSLLPYGHGDGGGGPTREMIAAAHRTADLDGSPRVELSTPRDFFSRAEAEYGNAPVWRGEMYLELHRGTLTSQLKTKQGNRRNEHLLREAELYAATAAVRTGYDYPYQRLAELWELLLLHQFHDILPGSSIAWVHHDAERNHAAITAGATAIIEEALAALVGPGEGQILVNAAPHGRDGVPALGAVARTDLPTVAPATVSTIDGDTGSRIVLDNSIVRAVIDAHGQLVSLVEHATGREALGPEQPSNVLRLHRDEPANWDAWDIDEYYRRTVLELDEVDSLTVSETDGAATVTTVRRTPAGSVIEQRIVLAPGAEAVRIEHDIDWHEQQKLLKLVFGFDVHANEVAAETQFGHLFRPTHTNTSWEEAKFETCAHRFVWVGEPGFGVAVTNDSTYGFGAHRHTRADRGTTTTVSLSLIRAPLYPDPDADQGEHTLTVSVRPGAAIGDGVEEGYRTNLPLRSVQGGQGFTPLVTVDNPAVVVESVKLANDRSGDVVVRLYESLGARASARVQLGDGASAVVATDLLERTGTYGVRDCGTLVDGVADLRLRPFQLVTLRFTR, from the coding sequence GTGCATGATCATGGCGATCTTCTGACCCAGCGGCTCGACCGTTTCGTACGCGATCACCTCACACCGGCCCTCTATCGCGAGCGCCGTCCGCTGACCCTGCTGGGCTGGTCGGTCCCCGACGAACCGGTGCCGTTCGAGGAGGCTGCGGCGGCGACCTACCAGCCGGTCGAGATCGGATCCCGGTGGGGACGGCCGTGGTCGACACTGTGGCTCCGCGCCCAGGGCACGGTGCCCGCGGAGTGGCGGGACGTCCCCGGCACTCGGATCGAGATCGATATCGATCTCGGGTTCACCGGCGGACCGGGCTTCAACGCCGAAGGGCTGGCCTGGCGTACCGACGGCACGATCATCAAGGCGATCTCGCCGGACAACCGCTGGCTGCCGGTCGACCTATCGGCCTCACCGGCAGATGGGGACAAGATCGACTTCTATCTGGAGGCGGCCGCCAACCCCGACGTCGGCGCGACGATGTCCCGCGGCGCCTTCCAGCCCACCCTGCTGGGCGACAAGGCGACCGCCGGCGACGACCCGCAGTATGAGCTGCGCGCTGTCGACGTCACCCTGCTGGACGTCGGGGTCTACGAACTGCTGCGCGACATCTGGTCCCTGCGCGGCCTGATGGGGCAGCTGAGTGCGACAGATGCCCGCCGGTACGAGATCCTGCACGCTCTCAGCCGGATGGTGGATGTGGTCGACCCGACCGATGTCGCCGGCACCACTGACGCCGGCAGGGAGCAGCTGGCCGAGGTCCTCGCAGCCCCAGCTGCCGCCTCGGCTCATCGGATGGTCGCGGTCGGCCACGCGCACATCGACTCGGCGTGGCTGTGGCCGCTCCGCGAGACGGTACGCAAGGTGGCCCGGACCTGGAGCAACGTCGCCGACCTGGCCGACCGGCACTCTGACTTCGTGTTCGCCTGCTCCTCGGCGCAGCAGTACCAGTGGATGAAGCAGCACTACCCCGCTCTGTTCGAGCGGATCAAGGGACTGGTCGCTCGCGGCCAGTTCGCGCCGGTCGGCGGCATGTGGGTCGAGTCGGACACCAACATGCCCGGCGGCGAGGCCATGGCCCGCCAGTTCGTGGCCGGCAAGCAGTTCTTCCTCGACGAGTTCGGGGTGGAGACCGAGGAGGTCTGGCTGCCGGACTCCTTCGGCTACTCCGCGGCGCTGCCGCAGATCGTCGCCGCCTCCGCATCGCGCTGGTTTCTCACCCAGAAGATCTCCTGGAACCAGGTCAACCGGATGCCGCATCACACGTTCTGGTGGGAGGGCATCGACGGCACCCGGGTCTTCACCCACTTCCCGCCGGCGGACACCTACAACTCGATCGTCTCCGGGGAGGAACTCGCCCGCGCCTCCCGGCAGTACGCCGAGAAGGGCGCGGCCAACCTGTCGCTGCTGCCGTACGGACACGGCGACGGCGGCGGCGGCCCCACCCGCGAGATGATCGCCGCCGCCCATCGCACGGCGGACCTGGACGGCTCACCTCGAGTTGAGCTGTCGACTCCGCGCGACTTCTTCTCCCGCGCTGAAGCGGAGTACGGCAACGCACCCGTCTGGCGGGGCGAGATGTATCTGGAGCTGCACCGCGGCACCCTGACCAGTCAGCTCAAGACCAAGCAGGGCAACCGGCGCAACGAGCACCTGCTCCGCGAGGCCGAGCTGTACGCGGCCACGGCCGCGGTCCGAACCGGCTACGACTACCCCTACCAGCGGCTCGCCGAACTGTGGGAGTTGTTGCTGCTGCACCAGTTCCACGACATCCTGCCCGGGTCGTCGATCGCCTGGGTGCATCACGATGCCGAGCGCAATCATGCGGCCATCACCGCCGGGGCAACCGCAATCATCGAGGAGGCGTTGGCGGCGCTGGTCGGCCCCGGGGAGGGGCAGATCCTGGTGAACGCTGCCCCGCACGGTCGCGACGGCGTACCGGCTCTGGGGGCGGTCGCCCGCACCGACCTGCCGACCGTCGCACCGGCCACGGTGTCCACGATCGATGGCGACACCGGCAGCCGGATCGTGCTCGACAACTCGATCGTGCGTGCCGTCATCGACGCTCACGGTCAACTGGTCTCGCTGGTCGAGCACGCCACCGGACGAGAGGCGCTGGGTCCCGAGCAGCCGTCGAACGTACTGCGACTGCATCGCGATGAGCCGGCCAACTGGGACGCCTGGGACATCGACGAGTACTACCGACGTACCGTGCTCGAACTCGACGAGGTCGACTCCCTGACGGTCTCCGAGACCGACGGCGCCGCAACGGTGACCACCGTCCGGCGTACCCCTGCCGGGTCGGTGATCGAACAACGGATCGTGCTTGCCCCGGGCGCGGAGGCCGTCCGCATCGAGCACGACATCGACTGGCACGAGCAGCAGAAGCTGCTCAAGCTGGTTTTCGGCTTCGATGTGCATGCGAATGAGGTGGCCGCCGAAACACAGTTCGGCCACCTGTTCCGGCCGACGCACACCAACACGTCCTGGGAAGAGGCGAAGTTCGAGACGTGCGCGCACCGATTCGTCTGGGTGGGCGAGCCAGGCTTCGGAGTGGCGGTGACCAACGACTCCACGTACGGGTTCGGCGCCCATCGGCACACTCGCGCCGATCGCGGTACGACCACGACGGTGAGCCTGTCGCTGATCCGGGCGCCGCTCTATCCCGACCCCGACGCAGACCAGGGCGAGCACACGTTGACGGTGTCTGTCAGGCCCGGGGCCGCGATCGGCGATGGCGTCGAGGAGGGCTATCGGACCAATCTGCCGCTCCGGTCAGTTCAGGGCGGACAGGGCTTCACGCCGCTGGTCACCGTGGACAACCCGGCCGTCGTGGTCGAGTCGGTCAAGCTCGCCAACGACCGCTCGGGTGATGTCGTGGTTCGGCTGTACGAGTCTCTTGGTGCGCGCGCCTCCGCCCGGGTGCAACTCGGCGACGGCGCCTCCGCGGTCGTCGCGACCGATCTGTTGGAGCGCACCGGCACGTACGGGGTTCGCGATTGCGGCACCCTCGTCGACGGCGTGGCTGACTTGCGGTTGCGTCCCTTCCAGTTGGTCACCCTGCGCTTCACCCGCTGA
- a CDS encoding multicopper oxidase domain-containing protein, producing MSTLLPPSPKPPTTSRRKRGFRPLVDLPVLTWLAAAVMVALIHPLVPAPRWLMLHLVLLGAISNAIVVWSNHFTHTLLHVADEDRRGEQVRLSLLNAGVVAVVGGVLSEIWLITLLGATAVAVAVGWHGWTLARLLRTTLPARFGRSVRYYIAAACFLPVGAVFGVLLARSPEEPWHARLELAHAAVNLLGWIGLTVIGTLITLWPTILRTRISDRAERDAARALPVLVVAIGAVVAGALADQSMVAAAGLAIYLLGVGLIGPSFVDTLRRRPPTTFPGWSVLVGVIWLVGCLIALTVGIGTASSWTAAGSALTWLTPYLAVGFGLQVLFGALAYLVPVKLSRGPSRVRALNAVMDRGGPLRITVTNAGLLVCVLPVPSVVRVLASMMVMVALVSWLVLFVITVKTARRLMRAEPGAPSVAAAPGVAGTHAGAHTGRPAGQTAGFAALGLALIVLAVATGVAVDPAAAGAGSGATTAADVQPTGQVTTVDVTAQGMRFEPSTITVPAGNRLIIRLTNTDTDVHDLVLDTGQQSGRLARDGTATIDVGVVGRPIEGWCSMLGHRQMGMVLHIQVTGLPASGGSESDRMESGAPRADDHEHATNHGGSTHPEDSTGDDSPSAADDLDFMAKPPADFTAHDAVLPPLGKAKVHRRTFTVRDVVSEVAPGVKQAQWTYDGQAPGPVLHGRVGDEFVITLVNRGTVGHSIDFHASALSPQKPMRTIAPGESLVYRFRAKRAGIWMYHCSTMPMSAHIASGLFGAVVIEPPDLPKVDRSYVLVQSELYLGPQGGSADAAKLQAERPDAVVFNGYVNQYDHRPLTAKVGERVRIWLLDAGPNRPSSFHIVGAQFDTTYAEGTYLLRGGPGGSGGAQSLGLQAAQGGFVELSFPEAGDYPVVSHLMIDAERGAHGLVHVTR from the coding sequence ATGAGCACCCTGCTCCCGCCGAGTCCCAAGCCGCCGACGACCTCGAGACGCAAACGCGGTTTCCGACCGCTGGTCGACCTTCCGGTGCTGACCTGGCTGGCCGCCGCCGTCATGGTGGCGCTGATCCACCCGCTGGTCCCCGCACCAAGATGGCTGATGCTGCATCTGGTGCTGCTGGGAGCGATCAGCAACGCCATCGTCGTGTGGAGCAACCACTTCACTCATACCCTGCTGCATGTAGCCGACGAGGATCGCCGCGGCGAACAGGTGCGCTTGAGCTTGCTCAACGCCGGGGTGGTCGCCGTCGTCGGCGGGGTCCTCTCGGAGATCTGGTTGATCACCTTGCTCGGCGCCACCGCCGTCGCGGTCGCGGTCGGCTGGCATGGCTGGACCCTGGCACGCCTGCTCCGCACGACATTGCCGGCCCGGTTCGGGCGGAGCGTGCGCTACTACATTGCGGCGGCCTGCTTCCTGCCTGTCGGGGCAGTCTTCGGGGTGCTGCTGGCCCGCTCGCCGGAAGAGCCCTGGCATGCCCGGCTGGAGCTCGCGCATGCCGCGGTCAACCTGCTGGGCTGGATCGGTCTGACCGTCATCGGCACCCTGATCACCCTGTGGCCGACCATCCTGCGGACCAGGATCAGCGACCGAGCCGAGCGAGACGCCGCCCGTGCGCTGCCGGTGCTGGTGGTGGCGATCGGTGCTGTGGTCGCCGGGGCGCTGGCCGACCAGTCGATGGTGGCCGCTGCCGGACTCGCGATCTATCTGTTGGGGGTCGGACTGATCGGGCCGTCGTTCGTCGACACACTGCGGCGCCGTCCGCCGACGACGTTCCCCGGCTGGTCCGTGCTGGTCGGTGTGATCTGGCTGGTCGGCTGCCTGATCGCGCTGACGGTGGGAATCGGCACTGCCTCGTCGTGGACGGCGGCCGGATCGGCGCTGACCTGGTTGACGCCCTATCTCGCCGTCGGCTTCGGGCTCCAGGTGCTGTTCGGCGCCTTGGCCTATCTGGTGCCCGTCAAGCTGAGCCGCGGACCGAGTCGCGTACGCGCCCTCAATGCGGTGATGGATCGTGGCGGGCCGTTGCGGATTACCGTGACCAACGCCGGGCTGCTCGTCTGTGTGTTGCCGGTGCCGAGCGTGGTCCGTGTACTCGCCTCGATGATGGTCATGGTCGCCCTGGTGTCCTGGCTGGTCCTGTTCGTGATCACCGTCAAGACCGCCCGACGGCTGATGCGAGCTGAGCCGGGTGCACCGAGTGTGGCAGCTGCGCCCGGTGTGGCGGGTACGCACGCGGGGGCACACACCGGCCGGCCGGCCGGGCAGACCGCTGGCTTCGCCGCGTTGGGCCTGGCCCTGATCGTGCTGGCGGTGGCGACCGGCGTCGCCGTGGACCCGGCCGCCGCCGGTGCGGGGTCAGGCGCGACCACCGCTGCTGACGTGCAGCCCACCGGCCAGGTGACCACAGTGGACGTCACGGCCCAAGGCATGCGGTTCGAGCCCTCGACCATCACCGTGCCCGCCGGGAACCGGCTCATCATCCGGCTGACCAACACCGACACCGACGTACACGATCTCGTCCTGGACACCGGCCAGCAGAGCGGCCGACTGGCGCGTGACGGCACCGCGACCATCGACGTCGGGGTGGTCGGGCGGCCGATCGAGGGCTGGTGCTCAATGCTCGGTCATCGCCAGATGGGCATGGTGCTGCACATTCAGGTGACGGGTCTGCCTGCCTCCGGTGGATCGGAGTCAGACCGCATGGAGTCAGGTGCGCCGCGTGCGGACGACCATGAACACGCGACCAACCATGGAGGCTCCACCCATCCGGAGGACTCGACGGGGGACGACTCACCCAGCGCAGCCGACGACCTCGACTTCATGGCCAAACCGCCGGCCGATTTCACGGCTCATGACGCCGTGCTGCCGCCACTCGGCAAGGCCAAGGTGCACCGGCGTACGTTCACCGTCCGCGATGTCGTCAGCGAGGTGGCGCCAGGCGTCAAGCAGGCGCAGTGGACCTACGACGGGCAGGCGCCCGGACCAGTGCTGCACGGCCGAGTCGGCGACGAATTCGTGATCACCCTGGTGAACCGCGGCACGGTCGGGCACTCGATCGACTTCCACGCCAGCGCGCTGTCGCCGCAGAAGCCGATGCGCACCATCGCGCCCGGGGAGTCGTTGGTGTATCGATTCCGGGCCAAGCGGGCCGGGATCTGGATGTATCACTGCTCCACGATGCCGATGTCGGCGCACATCGCCAGCGGGCTGTTCGGCGCCGTGGTGATCGAGCCGCCGGACCTGCCGAAGGTCGACCGCAGCTATGTGCTGGTCCAGTCCGAGCTCTATCTCGGTCCCCAGGGCGGCTCCGCCGATGCCGCCAAGCTCCAGGCCGAGCGACCTGATGCGGTGGTGTTCAACGGGTACGTCAACCAGTACGATCACCGCCCGCTGACCGCCAAGGTTGGTGAACGAGTCCGGATCTGGCTGCTCGACGCCGGGCCGAACCGGCCCAGCTCTTTCCACATCGTCGGTGCTCAATTCGACACCACGTACGCCGAAGGCACTTACCTGCTTCGTGGTGGACCCGGCGGTTCTGGTGGCGCCCAGAGTCTGGGCCTGCAGGCAGCGCAAGGTGGCTTCGTCGAACTCAGCTTCCCGGAAGCCGGCGACTACCCCGTGGTCTCACACCTGATGATCGACGCCGAGCGGGGTGCGCACGGGCTCGTCCACGTCACCCGATAA
- a CDS encoding GAP family protein, with translation MTLSAFVAHSLPLVLLAAVSPVLFLNASRVVESAGAKAGAFFAAGAACCLLALGVPAMGLMGAATSQKITAELTSRGVDLVLAAVLIGYGVQQLVKSRRPHSPSKTSGASQDAALPKDGRGLFAAGLLGMITNFTTLPLFLSVAQRLGAVSIDWALRSLLLIVVIAIVVTPTWLPMLLHAIAPAKSGLSPQLRARIQRATQQISIGACFLGGAVIIWHVFTAR, from the coding sequence ATGACTCTGTCGGCCTTCGTGGCGCACAGCCTTCCGCTCGTCCTGCTCGCCGCCGTCAGCCCAGTGCTCTTCCTGAACGCCTCGCGCGTCGTCGAGTCGGCAGGAGCCAAAGCAGGCGCCTTCTTTGCGGCCGGCGCAGCCTGTTGCCTGCTGGCTCTCGGCGTCCCCGCGATGGGGCTGATGGGCGCGGCCACGTCGCAGAAGATCACCGCTGAGCTCACCTCTCGCGGTGTTGACCTGGTGCTTGCCGCAGTGCTGATCGGGTACGGCGTACAGCAGCTCGTCAAGAGCCGTCGACCGCATTCCCCGTCGAAGACGTCGGGTGCCAGCCAGGACGCTGCGCTGCCCAAAGACGGCCGCGGACTGTTCGCAGCCGGACTGCTCGGCATGATCACCAACTTCACCACCCTGCCGCTGTTCCTCAGCGTTGCCCAGCGACTCGGTGCCGTGTCGATCGACTGGGCACTCCGGAGTCTGTTGCTGATCGTGGTGATCGCGATCGTGGTGACCCCGACCTGGCTCCCGATGCTGTTGCACGCGATCGCGCCAGCCAAGTCCGGACTGAGCCCACAGCTGCGGGCCCGGATTCAGCGGGCCACCCAGCAGATCTCCATCGGCGCCTGCTTCCTCGGCGGCGCAGTGATCATCTGGCATGTGTTCACGGCGCGCTGA
- a CDS encoding very short patch repair endonuclease, which produces MYQSWASSSAARKTMQGNHGRDTKAEIAVRQLVHAQGLRYRVNAQPEADLRRTADLLFTRVRVAVFIDGCYWHGCPEHFTMPTTNSDYWSTKIGRNQARDRETTSRLEDRGWLVLRFWEHETPAAVAEEIGRLVRARRAAVSG; this is translated from the coding sequence GTGTACCAGTCCTGGGCATCCAGCTCGGCGGCGCGCAAGACGATGCAGGGCAACCACGGCCGCGACACCAAGGCGGAGATCGCGGTACGCCAGCTGGTTCACGCCCAAGGTCTCCGATATCGAGTCAACGCCCAGCCGGAGGCAGATCTGCGTCGCACCGCCGACCTGCTGTTCACTCGAGTGCGGGTCGCCGTGTTCATCGACGGCTGCTACTGGCACGGCTGTCCGGAGCACTTCACCATGCCGACGACGAACTCCGACTACTGGAGCACCAAGATCGGACGCAATCAGGCGCGCGATCGGGAGACGACCTCCCGGCTCGAGGATCGCGGCTGGCTCGTGTTGCGATTCTGGGAGCACGAGACACCCGCAGCCGTCGCAGAGGAGATCGGCCGGCTGGTCCGGGCGAGGCGTGCGGCGGTCAGCGGCTGA
- a CDS encoding DUF2249 domain-containing protein, translated as MGDHDQEQSQAGGCGGHTCACGETDDSGLPELDVRSVPHVIRHATVFGALESVSPGGGVVLVAPHDPLPLLNQIGQRWPGVFDVAYLQQGPDAWRLSLTRAA; from the coding sequence GTGGGCGACCATGATCAAGAGCAGAGCCAGGCGGGCGGCTGCGGTGGACACACCTGCGCGTGCGGGGAGACCGATGATTCGGGTCTGCCGGAACTGGACGTCCGGAGTGTCCCGCATGTCATCCGGCATGCGACCGTGTTCGGTGCCCTCGAGTCGGTGTCACCCGGTGGTGGCGTCGTGCTGGTCGCGCCGCATGATCCGCTGCCGCTGCTGAACCAGATCGGCCAGCGCTGGCCCGGAGTCTTCGACGTCGCCTATTTGCAGCAGGGCCCGGACGCCTGGCGGCTCTCCCTGACCCGCGCCGCTTGA
- a CDS encoding SpoIVB peptidase S55 domain-containing protein: MSRRTLLQASVRQSSADRRRCRFGFIKSERTGSVKLGDRSASRRRRAAVALSAAFVVGAGALATPAYAQPDTTKRVTAQAEDPCPTPVSIADVKQDLADGKPVVGTGWTVVKGTTPESFKVEVLAVIPDGIGAGRDLVMIEVSDLPSQNVIGSNGIWAGMSGSPVYVDGKLLGAISYGFTWSASPIGGLTPATDMMELLNAPTAGQAKTKGAAKNKVTLSAGQRQAAEARATAAIPRSLEKLPTPVSVSGLSDKRLASLQKTFDKSGRSFIAYRGASGGKPVSSSAVPTAPVPGGNFAAVQIYGDLTVAGIGTTTAVCGDKVLAFGHPMDFAGKVSYGANHASALRIMNDGADGSFKMANLGENFGIVDQDRLAAIRATIGSGPVTTPIKSKITNLDNGKSRTGTTESAVPEYTAAATVYGLWANYDSTFDKWGKGLATSSWTIKGTRAGGKAFSVSRSDMWSDLGDPTIDPAIEAADAVDALLSNEYEPVKITSVDFNSSVKSAYERYRITKLAVSVNGGKYKNVSSITVKPKAKLKVRVTMRGYQSTVDRNVVLNLKVAKRYAKQIGTITVQGGLSAGSSSFLDDEDLSCLLMDCDESEGSLNSIISDITSPPKNNVVRADLDFGENDEGEFSGDARTFAAAPVTGEKVIVIKVKKK; this comes from the coding sequence TTGTCGCGCAGGACCCTCCTACAGGCTAGTGTCCGGCAATCGAGTGCCGACCGGCGGCGCTGTCGATTCGGATTTATCAAGTCAGAGAGGACTGGAAGCGTGAAACTGGGAGACCGATCGGCCTCGCGGCGACGACGTGCAGCCGTCGCCTTGTCAGCAGCGTTCGTCGTAGGGGCAGGTGCATTGGCGACGCCCGCCTACGCTCAGCCGGACACCACAAAGCGGGTCACGGCCCAGGCTGAAGATCCCTGCCCGACACCGGTCTCGATCGCCGACGTCAAGCAGGATCTGGCCGATGGAAAGCCGGTTGTCGGCACGGGCTGGACGGTGGTCAAGGGCACTACGCCCGAGTCGTTCAAGGTGGAAGTGCTTGCGGTCATCCCAGATGGGATCGGTGCCGGACGTGACCTGGTGATGATCGAGGTCTCCGATCTCCCGAGCCAGAATGTGATCGGTTCCAATGGCATCTGGGCCGGTATGTCCGGATCGCCGGTGTATGTCGACGGCAAGCTCTTGGGTGCGATCTCGTACGGATTCACCTGGTCGGCGTCGCCGATCGGTGGACTCACCCCCGCGACGGACATGATGGAGTTGCTCAACGCGCCGACAGCCGGCCAGGCGAAGACCAAGGGTGCCGCCAAGAACAAGGTGACGCTGAGCGCTGGGCAGCGTCAGGCCGCGGAGGCTCGCGCTACGGCGGCGATTCCTCGTTCGCTGGAGAAGCTGCCGACTCCGGTGTCGGTGAGCGGGCTGAGCGACAAGCGCCTGGCGAGCCTGCAGAAGACCTTCGACAAATCGGGCCGCTCCTTCATCGCCTACCGGGGCGCCAGCGGCGGGAAGCCGGTCAGTTCGTCGGCGGTGCCGACTGCCCCCGTGCCCGGAGGAAACTTCGCCGCGGTGCAGATCTACGGCGACCTCACGGTTGCGGGCATTGGCACGACCACAGCTGTCTGTGGCGACAAGGTGCTGGCCTTTGGTCATCCGATGGACTTCGCTGGCAAGGTGAGCTACGGCGCGAACCACGCGAGCGCGTTGCGGATCATGAATGACGGAGCCGATGGTTCCTTCAAGATGGCCAATCTCGGCGAGAACTTCGGCATCGTCGACCAGGACCGGTTGGCCGCCATCCGAGCCACGATCGGCAGCGGCCCGGTGACGACCCCGATCAAGTCGAAGATCACCAACCTCGACAACGGGAAGTCGCGGACCGGCACCACGGAGTCCGCGGTGCCGGAATACACGGCCGCGGCGACCGTGTACGGGTTGTGGGCCAACTACGACTCGACGTTCGACAAGTGGGGCAAGGGGCTCGCCACCTCCTCCTGGACGATCAAGGGCACTCGGGCCGGTGGCAAAGCGTTCTCGGTGTCCCGCAGCGACATGTGGTCCGATCTCGGTGATCCGACCATCGATCCTGCGATCGAGGCTGCCGATGCGGTCGACGCACTGCTCTCGAACGAGTACGAGCCGGTCAAGATCACCAGTGTTGATTTCAATTCTTCGGTGAAGTCGGCGTACGAGCGGTATCGGATCACCAAGCTCGCCGTCTCGGTGAATGGTGGCAAGTACAAGAATGTCTCCTCCATCACGGTGAAGCCGAAGGCGAAGCTGAAGGTGCGGGTCACGATGCGTGGCTACCAGAGCACCGTCGACAGGAATGTCGTGCTGAATCTGAAGGTGGCGAAGCGGTATGCGAAGCAGATCGGAACCATCACGGTTCAGGGCGGTCTTTCCGCGGGATCATCGAGCTTCTTGGACGATGAGGACCTCAGCTGTCTGCTGATGGACTGCGATGAGTCCGAGGGCAGTCTGAACTCGATCATCTCCGACATCACGTCACCGCCGAAGAACAACGTGGTGCGTGCCGACCTGGACTTCGGCGAGAACGACGAGGGTGAGTTCAGCGGTGATGCGAGGACCTTCGCGGCTGCGCCGGTGACCGGCGAGAAGGTCATCGTGATCAAGGTCAAGAAGAAGTAG